Proteins from one Roseimicrobium gellanilyticum genomic window:
- a CDS encoding rhomboid family intramembrane serine protease, translated as MEKEAYTEPALASSAVEVLAQYPAWPWWRTWVTTAFFLACVVIFVGINLQEKIESGDDLYGFGYVPGTWIWGGEWWGTFTSVFVHYDLLHLVPNLYWLWVLGRSMEAALGSVRFLVFFAVAAMLTSTVTLAMSDDTGIGISGVLFALFGFMWRARGSYARFQPVMVRDTVLTFIVWVVVCLVLDEADLLETENSAHVSGLLLGMAVAEGLVVRRPRIILVPALTVGVVLALVPLWWAPWSLSWQVAMAANATNDGRLEEGLSRLNHVLERDPQNAWAYQERGWVYEQMEEFDLAEQDFAKAAELEQAAQAETEKLAEAE; from the coding sequence TTGGAAAAGGAGGCATACACGGAGCCTGCACTGGCCTCGAGCGCTGTAGAAGTGCTCGCGCAATACCCTGCGTGGCCATGGTGGCGGACCTGGGTGACGACCGCCTTCTTTCTGGCGTGCGTGGTGATCTTTGTCGGCATCAATCTTCAGGAAAAGATTGAGTCTGGGGATGACCTCTACGGTTTTGGCTATGTGCCAGGGACCTGGATCTGGGGAGGTGAGTGGTGGGGAACCTTCACCTCAGTTTTTGTTCATTACGATCTGCTTCATCTGGTTCCCAATCTCTATTGGTTGTGGGTGCTCGGTCGATCCATGGAGGCTGCCTTGGGCTCGGTGAGGTTTCTGGTGTTTTTCGCGGTGGCTGCGATGCTCACCTCCACGGTGACGCTGGCCATGTCAGATGATACAGGCATTGGGATTTCCGGCGTGCTATTCGCCCTCTTTGGGTTCATGTGGCGGGCAAGAGGGAGCTACGCGCGGTTCCAGCCCGTGATGGTGAGGGATACCGTGCTGACTTTCATTGTCTGGGTGGTTGTGTGTCTGGTGTTAGACGAAGCGGACTTGCTTGAAACGGAGAACTCAGCGCATGTGAGTGGCTTGCTTCTCGGGATGGCGGTGGCGGAGGGTCTGGTGGTACGGAGACCCCGCATCATTCTGGTCCCGGCTCTGACGGTAGGTGTGGTTTTGGCGCTTGTACCGCTCTGGTGGGCGCCATGGTCCCTCAGTTGGCAGGTTGCCATGGCTGCAAACGCCACCAACGATGGCCGTCTTGAGGAAGGTCTCTCAAGACTCAATCATGTGCTTGAACGGGATCCCCAGAACGCGTGGGCCTACCAGGAGCGTGGCTGGGTGTATGAGCAGATGGAGGAGTTTGACCTCGCTGAGCAGGATTTTGCGAAGGCTGCGGAACTGGAGCAGGCCGCCCAGGCTGAAACCGAAAAATTGGCGGAAGCGGAGTAA
- a CDS encoding rhomboid family protein yields MEQKQESTHDHALHESEGAPSPVPLITKPTWVTWAAFFACIGIFIGVNLEETKSLEVLSRFGFFTAERIWEGLWWGTMSSTFVHINLIHAFFNLYWLWLLGRLMEDEIGSSRFLVFYLGASIVSSTVQLAVSDTTGIGASGVLYAIFGFMWRTRMVYPRFQSIIVPQTVKVFFIWLVACFFLTAGKLMNIANGAHLAGLVYGVVMAECFVVRRPRLPYAAGAVVLAGLALVPLWWAPWSPTWQGVKAYDAIEAGRREEAVERLTTMIRLEPQEPWAYLQRSKLYREMGESDKAVSDLRKAQDLGTPTRGGE; encoded by the coding sequence ATGGAGCAAAAACAGGAGAGCACCCACGACCATGCACTTCACGAGTCTGAAGGTGCGCCCTCGCCTGTCCCCCTGATCACGAAACCTACCTGGGTGACTTGGGCAGCATTTTTCGCCTGCATCGGTATCTTTATCGGGGTGAATCTGGAGGAGACCAAATCCCTGGAGGTGCTTTCCCGATTTGGATTCTTCACTGCCGAGCGGATTTGGGAGGGGCTGTGGTGGGGGACCATGAGCTCCACGTTCGTGCACATCAATTTGATCCATGCCTTCTTCAACCTGTACTGGCTTTGGTTGCTGGGGAGGCTCATGGAGGATGAAATCGGCTCCTCGCGCTTCCTTGTTTTCTATCTGGGGGCATCCATCGTCAGTTCCACGGTGCAGCTAGCGGTTTCCGACACCACCGGGATTGGGGCATCGGGCGTGTTGTATGCCATCTTTGGTTTCATGTGGCGTACCCGCATGGTCTACCCGCGGTTTCAGAGCATCATCGTACCCCAGACCGTCAAGGTATTCTTCATCTGGCTGGTCGCCTGCTTTTTCCTGACTGCGGGGAAGCTCATGAACATCGCCAACGGAGCGCACCTCGCGGGGCTGGTCTATGGAGTGGTGATGGCGGAGTGCTTTGTGGTGCGGAGACCTCGTCTTCCCTATGCGGCTGGCGCGGTGGTGCTGGCTGGGCTGGCTCTCGTGCCACTCTGGTGGGCACCGTGGTCTCCCACCTGGCAGGGAGTAAAAGCTTACGATGCAATCGAGGCTGGCAGGAGGGAGGAAGCCGTGGAACGGCTGACCACCATGATCAGGCTCGAACCCCAGGAGCCCTGGGCCTACCTTCAGCGAAGCAAGCTGTACCGGGAGATGGGCGAGTCTGACAAGGCGGTGTCCGATCTGAGGAAAGCACAGGATTTGGGCACCCCGACGCGAGGGGGTGAGTAG